One genomic window of Mustela erminea isolate mMusErm1 chromosome 13, mMusErm1.Pri, whole genome shotgun sequence includes the following:
- the OGFOD2 gene encoding 2-oxoglutarate and iron-dependent oxygenase domain-containing protein 2 isoform X3 — MPKGRPNTMNNYGVLLHELGLDEPLVTPLRERFLQPLMALLYPDCGGGWLDSHRAFVVKYAPGQDRELGCHYDNAELTLNVALGKAFTGGALYFGGLFQAPSALTRPLEVEHMVGQGILHRGGQLHGARPLGTGERWNLVVWLRASAVRNRLCPMCCRKPDLVDDEGFGDGFTREEPTTVDVCALT; from the exons ATGCCCAAGGGAAGACCCAACACCATGAACAATTATGGG GTGCTGCTGCACGAGCTAGGCCTGGATGAGCCGCTGGTGACGCCACTGCGGGAGCGTTTCCTGCAGCCGCTGATGGCCCTGCTGTACCCAGACTGTGGCGGGGGCTGGCTCGACAGCCACCGGGCCTTCGTGGTCAAATATGCCCCGGGCCAGGACCGGGAGCTCGGCTGCCACTATGATAACGCCGAGCTCACCCTCAACGTGGCCCTTGGCAAGGCCTTCACAGGGGGCGCCTTGTACTTTGGGGGCCTCTTCCAG GCACCGTCAGCCCTGACCAGACCCCTGGAGGTGGAGCACATGGTGGGCCAGGGCATCCTGCACCGGGGCGGCCAGCTGCACGGGGCCCGGCCACTGGGCACGGGCGAGCGCTGGAACCTTGTCGTCTGGCTCCGGGCCTCCGCTGTGCGCAACCGCCTGTGCCCCATGTGCTGCCGCAAACCCGACCTGGTGGACGACGAGGGCTTCGGCGACGGCTTCACCCGCGAGGAGCCCACCACCGTGGATGTGTGCGCGCTGACTTGA
- the OGFOD2 gene encoding 2-oxoglutarate and iron-dependent oxygenase domain-containing protein 2 isoform X2: MATAGAPRRFCRCACFCSENLYVARYGLHVRFRGEQQLRRDYGPILRSRGCVSPKDFQQLVGEDEALAPEFLAAAEYSKSPGADFEGLLQRLETVSGEKRIYRVPVFTAAFCQALLEELEHFEQSDMPKGRPNTMNNYGVLLHELGLDEPLVTPLRERFLQPLMALLYPDCGGGWLDSHRAFVVKYAPGQDRELGCHYDNAELTLNVALGKAFTGGALYFGGLFQAPSALTRPLEVEHMVGQGILHRGGQLHGARPLGTGERWNLVVWLRASAVRNRLCPMCCRKPDLVDDEGFGDGFTREEPTTVDVCALT, from the exons ATGGCGACGGCTGGGGCCCCGCGGCGCTTCTGCCGCTGCGCCTGCTTCTGCTCCGAGAACCTGTACGTGGCGCGCTACGGGCTCCACGTGCGCTTCCGGGGCGAGCAGCAGCTGCGCCGGGACTACGGCCCG ATCCTGCGCAGCCGCGGGTGTGTCAGCCCCAAGGACTTCCAGCAGCTCGTAGGAGAG GATGAGGCTCTGGCCCCCGAGTTTTTGGCCGCAGCCGAGTACAGCAAATCACCAGGTGCAGACTTCGAAGGCCTTCTCCAGCGGCTGGAGACGGTGTCTG GGGAGAAGCGTATCTACCGGGTGCCGGTGTTCACAGCGGCGTTCTGCCAGGCCCTGCTGGAGGAGCTGGAGCACTTCGAGCAGTCAGACATGCCCAAGGGAAGACCCAACACCATGAACAATTATGGG GTGCTGCTGCACGAGCTAGGCCTGGATGAGCCGCTGGTGACGCCACTGCGGGAGCGTTTCCTGCAGCCGCTGATGGCCCTGCTGTACCCAGACTGTGGCGGGGGCTGGCTCGACAGCCACCGGGCCTTCGTGGTCAAATATGCCCCGGGCCAGGACCGGGAGCTCGGCTGCCACTATGATAACGCCGAGCTCACCCTCAACGTGGCCCTTGGCAAGGCCTTCACAGGGGGCGCCTTGTACTTTGGGGGCCTCTTCCAG GCACCGTCAGCCCTGACCAGACCCCTGGAGGTGGAGCACATGGTGGGCCAGGGCATCCTGCACCGGGGCGGCCAGCTGCACGGGGCCCGGCCACTGGGCACGGGCGAGCGCTGGAACCTTGTCGTCTGGCTCCGGGCCTCCGCTGTGCGCAACCGCCTGTGCCCCATGTGCTGCCGCAAACCCGACCTGGTGGACGACGAGGGCTTCGGCGACGGCTTCACCCGCGAGGAGCCCACCACCGTGGATGTGTGCGCGCTGACTTGA
- the OGFOD2 gene encoding 2-oxoglutarate and iron-dependent oxygenase domain-containing protein 2 isoform X1: MATAGAPRRFCRCACFCSENLYVARYGLHVRFRGEQQLRRDYGPILRSRGCVSPKDFQQLVGELEQEVERRQRLGQESATRKALISKSYHPVRPDVYNNTLQDEALAPEFLAAAEYSKSPGADFEGLLQRLETVSGEKRIYRVPVFTAAFCQALLEELEHFEQSDMPKGRPNTMNNYGVLLHELGLDEPLVTPLRERFLQPLMALLYPDCGGGWLDSHRAFVVKYAPGQDRELGCHYDNAELTLNVALGKAFTGGALYFGGLFQAPSALTRPLEVEHMVGQGILHRGGQLHGARPLGTGERWNLVVWLRASAVRNRLCPMCCRKPDLVDDEGFGDGFTREEPTTVDVCALT, from the exons ATGGCGACGGCTGGGGCCCCGCGGCGCTTCTGCCGCTGCGCCTGCTTCTGCTCCGAGAACCTGTACGTGGCGCGCTACGGGCTCCACGTGCGCTTCCGGGGCGAGCAGCAGCTGCGCCGGGACTACGGCCCG ATCCTGCGCAGCCGCGGGTGTGTCAGCCCCAAGGACTTCCAGCAGCTCGTAGGAGAG CTTGAGCAGGAGGTGGAGCGCCGGCAGCGGCTGGGGCAGGAGTCGGCCACCAGGAAAGCCCTCATTTCGAAATCCTACCACCCAGTGAGGCCTGATGTCTACAACAACACGCTGCAG GATGAGGCTCTGGCCCCCGAGTTTTTGGCCGCAGCCGAGTACAGCAAATCACCAGGTGCAGACTTCGAAGGCCTTCTCCAGCGGCTGGAGACGGTGTCTG GGGAGAAGCGTATCTACCGGGTGCCGGTGTTCACAGCGGCGTTCTGCCAGGCCCTGCTGGAGGAGCTGGAGCACTTCGAGCAGTCAGACATGCCCAAGGGAAGACCCAACACCATGAACAATTATGGG GTGCTGCTGCACGAGCTAGGCCTGGATGAGCCGCTGGTGACGCCACTGCGGGAGCGTTTCCTGCAGCCGCTGATGGCCCTGCTGTACCCAGACTGTGGCGGGGGCTGGCTCGACAGCCACCGGGCCTTCGTGGTCAAATATGCCCCGGGCCAGGACCGGGAGCTCGGCTGCCACTATGATAACGCCGAGCTCACCCTCAACGTGGCCCTTGGCAAGGCCTTCACAGGGGGCGCCTTGTACTTTGGGGGCCTCTTCCAG GCACCGTCAGCCCTGACCAGACCCCTGGAGGTGGAGCACATGGTGGGCCAGGGCATCCTGCACCGGGGCGGCCAGCTGCACGGGGCCCGGCCACTGGGCACGGGCGAGCGCTGGAACCTTGTCGTCTGGCTCCGGGCCTCCGCTGTGCGCAACCGCCTGTGCCCCATGTGCTGCCGCAAACCCGACCTGGTGGACGACGAGGGCTTCGGCGACGGCTTCACCCGCGAGGAGCCCACCACCGTGGATGTGTGCGCGCTGACTTGA
- the ARL6IP4 gene encoding ADP-ribosylation factor-like protein 6-interacting protein 4 isoform X1, whose amino-acid sequence MAHVSSRKRSKSRSRSRGRGSEKRRKKSSKDAARSCSASRSQDHKASNTSSGVEASPSPCITERSKHKARRRPRSSSSSSSSSSSSSSSSSSSSSSSSDGRKKRGKHKDKKRKKKKKKRKKKLKKKSKEEVKLQQGEALPGPSLDQWHRSAEEEEDGPVLTDEQKSRIQAMKPMTKEEWDARQSIIRKVVDPETGRTRLIKGDGEVLEEIVTKERHREINKQATRGDGLAFQMRAGLLP is encoded by the exons ATGGCTCACGTCAGCTCTCGCAAGCGCTCCAAGAGCCGAAGCCGGTCCCGGGGCCGCGGGtcggaaaagaggaggaagaagagcagtAAGGACGCTGCTCGGAGCTGCTCGGCTTCTAGATCCCAAGACCACAAGGCCAGCAACACGTCCtctggggtggagg CCTCACCTTCTCCCTGCATCACAGAGAGAAGCAAGCACAAGGCCCGGAGGAGACCACggtccagctcctcctcctcttcttccagttcttctagctcttcttcctcttcgtcctcctcctcttcctccagcgATGGCCGGAAGAAGCGGGGGAAGCACAAggacaagaagaggaagaagaagaagaagaaaaggaagaagaagttgaagaagaaaagcaaggaggAGGTAAAGCTGCAGCAGGGCGAGGCTCTGCCGGGACCCTCGCTCGACCAGTGGCACAGATCggctgaggaggaagaggatgggcCAG TCCTGACGGATGAACAGAAGTCCCGCATCCAGGCCATGAAGCCCATGACCAAGGAGGAGTGGGATGCCCGGCAGAGCATTATCCGGAAGGTGGTGGACCCAGAGACAGGACGCACCAG gctcaTTAAGGGAGATGGTGAGGTCTTAGAGGAAATCGTGACGAAGGAACGACACAGAGAGATCAACAAG CAAGCCACCCGAGGGGATGGCCTGGCCTTCCAGATGCGAGCTGGGCTGCTACCCTGA
- the ARL6IP4 gene encoding ADP-ribosylation factor-like protein 6-interacting protein 4 isoform X2: MAHVSSRKRSKSRSRSRGRGSEKRRKKSSKDAARSCSASRSQDHKASNTSSGVEERSKHKARRRPRSSSSSSSSSSSSSSSSSSSSSSSSDGRKKRGKHKDKKRKKKKKKRKKKLKKKSKEEVKLQQGEALPGPSLDQWHRSAEEEEDGPVLTDEQKSRIQAMKPMTKEEWDARQSIIRKVVDPETGRTRLIKGDGEVLEEIVTKERHREINKQATRGDGLAFQMRAGLLP, encoded by the exons ATGGCTCACGTCAGCTCTCGCAAGCGCTCCAAGAGCCGAAGCCGGTCCCGGGGCCGCGGGtcggaaaagaggaggaagaagagcagtAAGGACGCTGCTCGGAGCTGCTCGGCTTCTAGATCCCAAGACCACAAGGCCAGCAACACGTCCtctggggtggagg AGAGAAGCAAGCACAAGGCCCGGAGGAGACCACggtccagctcctcctcctcttcttccagttcttctagctcttcttcctcttcgtcctcctcctcttcctccagcgATGGCCGGAAGAAGCGGGGGAAGCACAAggacaagaagaggaagaagaagaagaagaaaaggaagaagaagttgaagaagaaaagcaaggaggAGGTAAAGCTGCAGCAGGGCGAGGCTCTGCCGGGACCCTCGCTCGACCAGTGGCACAGATCggctgaggaggaagaggatgggcCAG TCCTGACGGATGAACAGAAGTCCCGCATCCAGGCCATGAAGCCCATGACCAAGGAGGAGTGGGATGCCCGGCAGAGCATTATCCGGAAGGTGGTGGACCCAGAGACAGGACGCACCAG gctcaTTAAGGGAGATGGTGAGGTCTTAGAGGAAATCGTGACGAAGGAACGACACAGAGAGATCAACAAG CAAGCCACCCGAGGGGATGGCCTGGCCTTCCAGATGCGAGCTGGGCTGCTACCCTGA